The Kineococcus radiotolerans SRS30216 = ATCC BAA-149 genomic interval ACGCCGACGACCCCTCGGCCCTCTTCGGGTGCTACAGCTTCGCCAACCACGTGCTGGCCCAGCACCCCGACGTCGAGCTCGGCCTCGACGTCGACTCCGTCCTCGCCGCGCTGGGCACCGAGTTCGGCGCCGGCGCGCGGATCAGCCACGTCCGCGGCGCCGACGTCGACACCGACGACACCAGCGGGTTCGAGGCCGCGGTGGCCGCCGCGGCCCAGGCCGAGGTCTGCGTCGCCGTCGTCGGCGACCGCGCCGGGCTGTTCGGGCGGGGCACCTCGGGGGAGGGCTGCGACGCGGAGTCGCTGGAACTGCCCGGGGTCCAGCGCCCGTTCGTCGAGGCCCTGCTGGCCACCGGCACCCCGGTCGTCCTCGTCCTGCTCACCGGCCGCCCCTACGCGGTGGACTGGGCGCTGGAACGCTGCGCCGCGGTCGTGCAGGCCTTCTTCCCCGGGCAGGAGGGGGCGGGCGCGATCGCCGGGGTCCTCTCCGGCCGGGTCAACCCCTCCGGCCGCCTGCCGGTGTCGCTGCCGCGGTCGGTCGGCGCGCAGCCCTACAGCTACCTGCACCCGAAGCTGGGGGCGGCCAGCCCGGTGTCCAACATCGACACCGCGCCCGTCCGGCCCTTCGGCCACGGGTTGTCCTACACGACGTTCGCGCACGCCGACCTGCGCCTGGCCGCGACCGAGGTGCCCACCGACGGCTCCCTCGTCGCCACGGTGCGGGTCACCAACACCGGGGACCGCGCCGGCGCCCACGTCGTGCAGCTCTACGGCAGCGACCCCGTCGCCTCGGTGACGCGACCCGTCGTCCAGCTCCTGGGCTACGCCCGCGTGCAGCTGGACGCGGGAGCGAGCGCCGACGTCACGCTCGACGTCCCCACCCAGCGCCTGGCGTTCTCCGACCGCCGGATGGTGCGCGTCGTCGAACCCGGCCGGATCGACCTGTTCGTCGGCCACGACTGCGCGACCCCCGACCTCTCGGCGTCGGTCGAGCTCACCGGCGGGGTCCACGAGGTCACCGCCGCCGACCGCCGCCTCGTGCGCGTCGACGTGGCCCCCGCGTGAACCCCCGCGTGGACCCCGGCGCGGGCCAGTGAGGACGCGGGACGTCCACGGGTTCAACTACGCCGGCTCCTGGGGGACCTCGGGCCTGGACCTGTGGCAGCACCACGACCACGGCCTGATGGCCGTCGAGGTCGCCCGCGGCAAGGCGGCCTTCCCCGGCTGGAACACCGCCCGCTGGTGGCTGTCGCACGAGGCCTTCCAGCGGGACCCGCGACGGTTCCTGGCCAACCTCGAGGCCGGTCTGGGGATCTTCGCCGGTCACGGGATCGCCGTGGTCCCGGTGCTGTTCAACCGCTGGCGCGACCCGGTGTGCGACTTCGGCGGGGTGCCGCTGGACCACCTCCTGCCGCACGCCAGCGCCTGGTCGCGCACCGACGACCTGTTCGCCGACCCGGACGCGGACGGCCCCGGGACCGCTCCGGTGCAGCGGATCTTCCGCCGCTACCTGGCCGAGGTGGTCGCCGCCCACGCGGACGACGAGCGGATCTGGGCCTGGGACCTGTGCAACGAGCCCCTCATGGGCGCCTACGTCCACGACGAGCGCAGCCCGCTGCGGATCGCGGAGCTGCGCTGGCTGGAGTGGTGCCGCGGGGTGGTCCTCGGCGCCGGCGCGCGTCAGCCGCTGACCGTCGGCAACTACGCCGACGTGGCCGCGCTGCGCGCCACCGAGCCGATCAGCGACGTCCTGGGCTTCCACCCGTACTGGATGTGGCAGGGCATCGGGCCGGAGACGAACGTGCACACCCACGCGGGGTTCGAGGCCTACCTCGACGAGTGCGTGGCCTTCGCGCGCTCGGTGGGCAAGGACCTCTACGCCAGCGAGACCGTCTGGGGCGCGCGCGACGACGCCAAGCACGTCGAGGTGATGCGCTACACCCTGTCCCGGCTGAAGGAGCGGGGGATCGGCTACACCGTCCACGCCCTGCACCACAGCGGTGTCGCCGACCTGCACCGCGACACCCACGGGCCCGTGGGGCACCCCGAGTGGCTGCACTTCCTCGACGCCGACGGCACCGTGCGCGCCGGGCACGAGGCGTTCAACGACTTCGCGCCCGCCTGACCCGCCGCCCCGTCCGGCCGCCGACGGGGCTCCGCGCGGGCGGTCCCGGGGCCGGTAGCGTGCGGGGGTGGAGATCAGGGAGTTCACCGACGGGGACTGGGAACGCATCTGGCCCTTCTTCGACGAGATCGTCGCCGACGAGGAGACCTACGCCTACCCGCGCGGGCTGACCTCCGAGCGGGCCCGGGCCCTGTGGGTGGAACCCCCGCCGGTGGTGACCCTCGTCGCCGTCGACGGCGACGAGGTGCTCGGCACGGCCCGGACCGGCCCCAACCGCCCCGGCCCCGGCGCCCACGTCGCCACGGCCAGCTTCATGGTCGCCCCCGCCGCCCGCGGGCGCGGGGTGGGGCGGGCCCTGGGCGAGCACGTCCTGGCCCTGGCCGCCGCGCGCGGCTACCGCGCGATGCAGTTCAACGCCGTCGTGGAGACCAACACCGCGGCCGTCGCGCTGTGGCGCTCCCTGGGGATGCGGATCGTCGGGACCGTCCCCGAGGCCTTCGACCACCCCGAGCACGGCCTCGTCGGGCTGCACGTCATGCACCGCTTCCTCGTCGAGGACTGAGCCCACCGCCGAGCCCGCCGTCCAGCCCGCCGTCGAGCCCGCCGCCCAGCTCGCAGGAGCCGGCCCGTCCCGCCCCCGCGCCCCTCCCGCGGGCTCGTCCGCCCCGGCGGTCGCCATGCCCTACGCTGGCCCGACCATCCAGAGCGGCCGAGAGACCTGGCTCGTCGACGCCGCAGCAACCATCCCCCGCCGCCCCGGCGGGGAGGGTGCTCACGCCAGGACCGATGGGAGGAAGAAGTGGGCTACGCCGGCGACCTCACACCCCGTGAGGCCTACGACCTGGTCCGGGACACCCCGGACGCCGTGCTCGTGGACGTCCGCACCGACGCCGAGTGGCGGTTCGTGGGGGTTCCCGACCTCAGCGGGACCGGCCGCGAACCGGTCCTCGCGTCCTGGCTGCCCGTGGACCCGCCGCGCTTCCTCGGCGAGCTCGCCGCCGCGGGGATCACCCCCGGCAGCGGGAGGCCCGTGGTGTTCCTGTGCCGTTCCGGCCAACGGTCGGTGGGAGCCGCCGACGCCGCCACCGCGGCCGGCATCACCCCCAGCTACAACGTCCTGGAGGGTTTCGAGGGGCCGCTGGACGAGGCCGGTCACCGGGGTGCGGTGGGCTGGCGCGCGGCGGGGCTGCCCTGGCGGCAGTCGTGACCGGCGACGCGGACCCCTGGCGGCCGGACACCACCGCGGTGCGCGGGGGGTTGGCGCGCTCGCAGTTCGAGGAGACCGCCGAGGCGCTCTACCTCACCTCCGGCTACGTGTACGAGAACGCCGCCGCCGCCGAGGCCGCCTTCTCCGGCGAGACCGACCGCTACGTCTACTCCCGCTACGGCAACCCCACCGTCTCGGTGTTCACCGAGCGCCTGCGGCGGCTGGAGGGCGCCGAGGCCTGCTACGGCCTCGCCAGCGGGATGTCGGCGGTGTTCTACGCCCTCGCCGCCCTGCTCGGGGCCGGCGACCGGGTCGTGGCGTCCCGCAGCCTGTTCGGTTCCTGCTTCGTGGTCCTCGACGAGATCCTGCCCCGGTGGGGCGTCAGCACGGAGTTCGTCGACGGCGAGGACCTCGCGCAGTGGGAACGGGCGTTGTCCACCCCCGCCCAGGCGGTCTTCTTCGAGACGCCGGCGAACCCCATGCAGACCCTCGTGGACGTCGAGGCCGTCAGCGGGCTCGCGCACGCCGCGGGGGCGACCGTCGTCGTGGACAACGCCTTCGCCAGTCCCGTCGGGCAGCGCCCGCTGCGGTTCGGCGCCGACGTCGTCGTGTACTCGGCGACCAAGCACATCGACGGCCAGGGCCGGGTCATGGGCGGGGCGGTGCTCGGGACGTCGGAGTTCATCGGCGGCCGGTTCCAGGAACTCACCCGGCACACCGGCCCGACCCTCAGCCCGTTCAACGCCTGGACCCTGGCGAAGGGGCTGGAGACCCTCGGCCTGCGGGTGCGGCACTCCGCGGCCACGGCGCTGCGGATCGCCGGGCACCTGGAGCAGGTGCCCGGGATCCGGTGGGTCCGCTACCCGCTGCTGCCCAGCCACCCGCAGTTCGACCTGGCGCAGCGGCAGATGGAACTCGGCGGCACCATCCTCACCTTCGAGCTCGACGCCCCCGCGGGCCGGGGCAAGGACCGCGCCTTCGAGGTGCTCGACGCCCTGCGGGTCGTCGACATCTCCAACAACCTCGGCGACGCGAAGTCGCTGGCCACCCACCCGGCCACCACGACCCACCGCCGCCTGGGGGCCGAGGGCCGTGCGGCCATCGGCCTGACCGACGGGGTGCTGCGGTTGTCGGTGGGGCTGGAGGACCCCGACGACCTGCTCGAAGACCTCGACCGCGCCCTGCGCGCGACCTGAACGGAGACGAACCATGCCCGAGCGCCACATCCCCGTCAGCCACGCCGGCAGCCTGCCCCGCACCCCCGAGCTCATCGCCGCCAACGAGGCCCGCCGGATCGGGGAGGACGGGTTCACCCTCGAACGCACCCCCGAGTTCGACGCGCTGCTCACCGACGCGGTCGTGGACCTCGTGCAGCGCCAGCGGGACCTCGGGGTCACGATCGTCGGCGACGGCGAGTACGGCAAGGCCATGTCCAGCGCCGTCGACTACGGGGCCTGGTGGTCCTACTCCTTCCAGCGCGTCGCCGGGCTGGAGGTGACCGGAGAGGACCTGTTCACCCAGCCCGTCGTGCGCTCGGAGCCGGGGAAGGTCCGGCTGACCAGCTTCCCCGACCGCCGCGACTGGGTGCGGTTCCGCGAGGCCTACCAGGACCCGACGTCGGGGATCTCCACGGGCAAGAACGCCACCGCGTTCCCGGCGACGACCGGCCCGCTGTCCTACACCGGCCACGACGCCATCGCCTCCGACATCGCCAACCTCAAGGCCGGCCTGGCCGCCGCGGGCGTCGAGGAGGGTTTCATCACCTCCCTGTCCCCGGGCAGCGGGGCGCGCATCTCCAACCGGTACTACGCGACCGAGGAGGAGCACATCTGGGCGTGGGCGGACGTCCTGCGCGAGGAGTACCGGGCCGTCGTCGACGCGGGGCTGATCCTGCAGATCGACGACCCCTCCATCGCGGAGAACTGGGACCAGATCAACCCCGAACCCTCCGTCGAGGACTACCGGGCGTTCACCCGCACCCGCGTCGAGGCCCTCAACCACGCGCTGCGCGGTCTGCCCACCGAGCAGGTCCGGTTCCACCTGTGCTGGGGTTCCTGGCACGGCCCGCACACCACCGACGTCGAGTTCAAGCACATCGTGGACCTCATGCTGGAGATCGACGCCGGCTCGTACTCCTTCGAGGCGGCCAACGTCCGCCACGAGCACGAGTGGAAGGTGTGGCGCGACGTCGCCCTGCCCGCGGGCAAGAAGATCGTGCCGGGCATCGTCAGCCACGCCACGAACGTCGTCGAGCACCCCGAGCTCGTCGCCGACCGCATCGAGCGGTTCGCCTCCGTCGTGGGTCCGGAGAACGTCGTCGCCTCGACCGACTGCGGTCTCGGCGGGCGCATCCACCCGCAGATCGCCGTCGCCAAGCTCGCCACCCTCGGCGAGGGTGCGCGCCTGGCCGGCGAACGGCTCTTCGGGTGAGCACCCCGTGACCGCGGCCTCGGGGGAGGCCGCGGCCTGGGCGCTGTGGCAGGACTCCCCGTGGGGCCGGTTGCGCTACCGCGTCGTCGCCCGGGTCCTGCGGGAGTGGTGCGCGGAGCTGGGCGGGGAACCGCTGCGGGTCCTGGACGCCGGCGGCGGGGACGGGCGGGACGCCGTGCAGTTCGCCCTCGCCGGTCACGCGGTGACCGTCCTCGACCGGTCCCCGGAGATGCTCGCCCTGGCGCGGGCCGCGGCGGGCGCCGCCGGGGTCGGGGACCGGCTGCACACCGTCGCCGCCGACCTGGAGGACCTCACCGCGCTGGCCGCGCTGACCCGTCACCGCGAGGGCGGTTCGGGGTCCTTCGACGTGGTGCTGTGCCACGACGTCCTGCAGCACCGGCGCTCCCACGAGCAGGTCCGCGCCGACGTCGCCACCCTCACCTCCTCCGTGCGGCCCGGGGGGCTGGTGTCCCTGCTCGCCCCCGACCCCGCGGCCGACGTCGTCGCCACGGTCCTGCGCGAGGGGCCGGCCGCGGCCTGGATCGTCCTGGACGCCGAACGCGCCCTCGACCCGGGGACCGGCCGTTCCGCGCTGCGGCTGTCCCCGGAGTTCGCCGAGGACGCGCTGACCGAGGCCGGGTGCGACGTCGCCCAGCGCGCGGGGATCCTCGCCGTCACGACGCTGCTGGAGGAGGCCGAACGGGTCGACGACCGGGCCGCGGCCGACCTCGAGGAGCTCGAGGTGGAGCTCAGTCGGCGGGAGCAGTTTCGCGGGACGGCGCGCTACTGGCTGATCGGGGGCCGACGACGCTGACCCGCGGCGCAGGTTCCAGCAGCGTCGCCGCGATCCGGTCGTTGAGCCGGAAGAACCCCGCGTCCAGGCCCGGGCGGGCGAACGCCGCCGCCCAGCCCCCGCCCGCGACCCAGGGCCCCACGGCGAAGCGGGACGGGTGCACCGAACCGTCCGCCGCGACGATCCGCTGGTCCGGGTCGACGACGATCCGCCCGTCGCCGACCTCGGCGACCTCGCCCCGGCGGGCGAGCGCGGCCAGCAGCGGGTCGGCGCTCTCGGCGAGGCTGGGGGTGGGCAGCCGGGCGTCCACCAGCACCCGGGCGCAGACCTCCTCGGGGCTGTTGGCCGACCGCGCCGTCCAGCACCGCCCGACCTCGTCGGGACGCACCCGCAGGTCGCCGCCGAGGAACCTGACCACGCCGGCGTCGGCGAGGGCGAGCAGTTCGCGCAGCCGCTGCGGCGGGGGCCCGGAGGCGACGTAGCTGAAGAACCCGTGCCACCAGCCGTCGACCTCGAGGCGGGACGCCTCGTCCAGCAGGCCGCGGTGGGCCAGGCCCGCGACGGTCACGTAGCAGGACAGCAGCGCGGAGAACACCGCGGCGTCCGGGCTGTGCGCGGGATCCCCGCGGCGGGCCACGTCGTCGGCGACGTGGGCGCGGACCCGGTCGTGGACCTCCCGGGCGTCCGCGCCGCGCCACCCGGCGAGCGGGCGGTCGAGGTGGCGCAGGTCGAGCCGGTCCCGCGGGTCGGGGACGGCGGCGCCGACGAGGTCGTCGAGTTCCCGGCTGCCCCACGCCGCGGGCGCGAAGCGGCGCTCGAACTCCCCGGCGTCCATCGACGTGCGGTCCGGGTGGGCGCGGAACAGCTCGTGGTAGTGCGCCCCGGCGAGCTCCTTGGCGATGGCCGGCCACAGGTCCGCACGCAGGTTCAGCGGGCGCGGGGAGGTCTCGAACTCCCCGGGCGAGAAGAACCGGGGCAGCGGCGGGCGCTCGTCGAGCACGTAGGTGATCTTCGAGCGGTAGGGGACGCCCCGCCGGCTCCCGACGTGCAGCACCGGTTCCCGGCCGCTGGGGTGGTAGACGAGCCCGTGCGCCTCCTCGGTGAAGCGGCCCCCGCGGCCCTGGCCCACCAGGACGGTGAGGTCGACGAACGCGAGCCCCATCCCGGCGACGACGACGTCGGCGCCGGGGGGCAGCGTCCGCTCGTCCTCGACGAGACCGAGGTCGCTGGTGTAGCCGGGGGCGACGTACCCCAGGCCGTGGCGGTCGGCGAACTCCCGCGCGGCCCGTTCCCGGGGCCCGGGGACGACGTCGGGGTGGCCCTGGGCGAGGACCACGGCGTCGACCCGCAGGGTCCCGCCGTCCTCCAGCCGCACCACCTGGACCCCGCCCTCCTCCCCGAGGTCGACGACCCGGGTGCGGTGCGGGTGGACGACGACGTTCGGCGGCAGGCCGTCGAGGACCCGGCGCCACGCCCAGGAGAGGTAGCGGCTGCCGAGCGCGCGGGAGACGAACGTCCCCTCCCGCACCCCCAGCACCTCCCGGTGCAGGTCGTCCTCGCCGGCCGCCGCGAACTCCGCCGCGAGCTCCTCGCGGTGGGCGTCGAGCCAGGCGTGCAGCGTCGGTCCCGTCCGCACCGGGGCGGTGAGCACCGAGGAGGCGTCGGGCAGCACCGTCACGTCGGCGGCGCGGGAGTTCATCCACAGCAGGGGGTGCTGGTCGGCGCGCCAGATCCGTCCCGCTCCCGGCGGGTGGGGGTCGACGACGTGCACCTCGACCCGGCGCGCGGGGTCGTTCGAGGCGTGCGCGGACAACCGGTCGAGGACGCCGAGGGCGCGGGGACCGGCACCGACCAGGCAGAGGGACGGGCTCACGAGGGCTCCTGGGGAGGGGATCCGGCGGGGACTCCTCAGGAACAGGTGGCGCCGTGGGTGCGGCACAGGTCGACGTGGCGACGGCGCACCAGTCGCCCGTTCGTCGCTCCCGCGGTCCGCACCCGGCCAGTCTAGGTGCCCGGCCCGGGCCGCGGCCTCCCGCGCGGGGTCAGCGGCGGTGGCCGAGCACGAAGGTGCGGATGGCGGTGACGGCGGCGCCGCGCGCCCACTCGGTGAACCCGGTCGGCTGGACGTCGAGGTCCAGCTCCGAGGCGTAGGGGCTGCGGTGGGCGCGCAGCCCGGCGAGGAGCGCGTCGCGGCCGACGACCGCGAGCCGGATGCCCTCCCCGGAGAGGATCACCTTCTCGGGCATGGTGAGGTTGGCGATCGCGGCGACGAGGGTTCCCAGCGCCTCGGCGGAGTCGTCCACGACGCGGCGCGCCAGCGGCTCGCCCGCCTCGGCGAGGTCGAGGACCTCCTCGTACCCGAGCGGGCGCCGCAGGGCGGCCGAGGCCCGGGCCTCGACCGCGGCCGCGGTGAGCAGGGCGTCGGCGCAGCCCTGGTGGCCCTGGGGGCACAGCGGCCCGCCCGGCAGCAGCGGGAAGTGCCCCAGCAGCCCGACCCCGGCGTCGGGGCGGTCCACGACCTCGTCGTGGACGACCAGGCCGTAGCCCAGGCCCTCCCCGACGGTGAGCACGGCGAAGTGCCGGCACCGGCGGGCCGCGCCGAACCACTGCTCCGCGCGGGTGAAGGACAGCAGGTCGTTGTCGACGACGACGGGCAGCCCGAGGCGCTCCTCCAGCACCCGCCCCAGGGGCACGTCCTGCCAGCCGAGGAAGGTGGCGCTGAGGACGTGGCCGTGGTCGCCGACGAGCCCGCCGAGGCTGACCCCCACGGCGCGCAGGTCGGTGCCGGTGCCCCCGGGGTGCCCGGCGACGACGGAGCGGACGAGGTCGACGACGGTCTCGACGACGGCGCCGGGGGAGGGGTCGGGCAGCACCGCCTCGTCGCTGGCCAGCACGGTGGCGCGCAGGGAGGTGAGCACGGCGTGGGCGGTGCGCGCGGTGAGCTTGACCCCCACGAAGAGGTGGGAGTTCTCGTCCACGTCCATCGGGCGGGTGGGCCGGCCGGTGACCGGGTCGTAGGCGCTGCCGGTCTCCTGGAGCAGCCCCGAGTCCAGCAGGGGCTTGGAGAGGCGGGTGAGGGTGCCGGCGGACAGGTCCAGCCGCCGGGCCAGCTCGCTGCGGGGGAGGGGGCCGTCGAGGAGGACCTCGAGGGCGATGCTGTGCGCCGTCCCCGTCAGCGGGGTCCACGCGACGGCGGGCGGTGCCGGCCGGACGGGTGCGTCCACGGTCGTCCCCTCTCGTCAGTGAGTGTCGGAGTGGAACCTACCCGATGGTCGACGGTCCACGAGGAGGCTCGGCGAGCCTCCGTTGACGGGGTGGAGCTTTCGGCGTACAAGTGTCCTCGTCCTGCCACACCGACGTGCCCGACGGAGCGACCGTGACCCTCCCGCCCGATCCCGACCTCCGCCCCCCTCCGGGCACCCCCGGTGCGACCGCCGGGGCCCTCGGGCGGGTCCTGCACCTGCGCGCGGCGGGGGTGAGCCTCGTCGTGCAGCTGCACACCACCTCCACGCCCACCGTCCTGCACTGGGGCGCCGACCTCGGCGACCTC includes:
- a CDS encoding GNAT family N-acetyltransferase gives rise to the protein MEIREFTDGDWERIWPFFDEIVADEETYAYPRGLTSERARALWVEPPPVVTLVAVDGDEVLGTARTGPNRPGPGAHVATASFMVAPAARGRGVGRALGEHVLALAAARGYRAMQFNAVVETNTAAVALWRSLGMRIVGTVPEAFDHPEHGLVGLHVMHRFLVED
- a CDS encoding rhodanese-like domain-containing protein, whose protein sequence is MGYAGDLTPREAYDLVRDTPDAVLVDVRTDAEWRFVGVPDLSGTGREPVLASWLPVDPPRFLGELAAAGITPGSGRPVVFLCRSGQRSVGAADAATAAGITPSYNVLEGFEGPLDEAGHRGAVGWRAAGLPWRQS
- a CDS encoding O-succinylhomoserine sulfhydrylase, with protein sequence MTGDADPWRPDTTAVRGGLARSQFEETAEALYLTSGYVYENAAAAEAAFSGETDRYVYSRYGNPTVSVFTERLRRLEGAEACYGLASGMSAVFYALAALLGAGDRVVASRSLFGSCFVVLDEILPRWGVSTEFVDGEDLAQWERALSTPAQAVFFETPANPMQTLVDVEAVSGLAHAAGATVVVDNAFASPVGQRPLRFGADVVVYSATKHIDGQGRVMGGAVLGTSEFIGGRFQELTRHTGPTLSPFNAWTLAKGLETLGLRVRHSAATALRIAGHLEQVPGIRWVRYPLLPSHPQFDLAQRQMELGGTILTFELDAPAGRGKDRAFEVLDALRVVDISNNLGDAKSLATHPATTTHRRLGAEGRAAIGLTDGVLRLSVGLEDPDDLLEDLDRALRAT
- a CDS encoding cobalamin-independent methionine synthase II family protein: MPERHIPVSHAGSLPRTPELIAANEARRIGEDGFTLERTPEFDALLTDAVVDLVQRQRDLGVTIVGDGEYGKAMSSAVDYGAWWSYSFQRVAGLEVTGEDLFTQPVVRSEPGKVRLTSFPDRRDWVRFREAYQDPTSGISTGKNATAFPATTGPLSYTGHDAIASDIANLKAGLAAAGVEEGFITSLSPGSGARISNRYYATEEEHIWAWADVLREEYRAVVDAGLILQIDDPSIAENWDQINPEPSVEDYRAFTRTRVEALNHALRGLPTEQVRFHLCWGSWHGPHTTDVEFKHIVDLMLEIDAGSYSFEAANVRHEHEWKVWRDVALPAGKKIVPGIVSHATNVVEHPELVADRIERFASVVGPENVVASTDCGLGGRIHPQIAVAKLATLGEGARLAGERLFG
- a CDS encoding class I SAM-dependent methyltransferase produces the protein MTAASGEAAAWALWQDSPWGRLRYRVVARVLREWCAELGGEPLRVLDAGGGDGRDAVQFALAGHAVTVLDRSPEMLALARAAAGAAGVGDRLHTVAADLEDLTALAALTRHREGGSGSFDVVLCHDVLQHRRSHEQVRADVATLTSSVRPGGLVSLLAPDPAADVVATVLREGPAAAWIVLDAERALDPGTGRSALRLSPEFAEDALTEAGCDVAQRAGILAVTTLLEEAERVDDRAAADLEELEVELSRREQFRGTARYWLIGGRRR
- a CDS encoding FAD/NAD(P)-binding protein — protein: MSPSLCLVGAGPRALGVLDRLSAHASNDPARRVEVHVVDPHPPGAGRIWRADQHPLLWMNSRAADVTVLPDASSVLTAPVRTGPTLHAWLDAHREELAAEFAAAGEDDLHREVLGVREGTFVSRALGSRYLSWAWRRVLDGLPPNVVVHPHRTRVVDLGEEGGVQVVRLEDGGTLRVDAVVLAQGHPDVVPGPRERAAREFADRHGLGYVAPGYTSDLGLVEDERTLPPGADVVVAGMGLAFVDLTVLVGQGRGGRFTEEAHGLVYHPSGREPVLHVGSRRGVPYRSKITYVLDERPPLPRFFSPGEFETSPRPLNLRADLWPAIAKELAGAHYHELFRAHPDRTSMDAGEFERRFAPAAWGSRELDDLVGAAVPDPRDRLDLRHLDRPLAGWRGADAREVHDRVRAHVADDVARRGDPAHSPDAAVFSALLSCYVTVAGLAHRGLLDEASRLEVDGWWHGFFSYVASGPPPQRLRELLALADAGVVRFLGGDLRVRPDEVGRCWTARSANSPEEVCARVLVDARLPTPSLAESADPLLAALARRGEVAEVGDGRIVVDPDQRIVAADGSVHPSRFAVGPWVAGGGWAAAFARPGLDAGFFRLNDRIAATLLEPAPRVSVVGPRSASSAPSRETAPAD
- a CDS encoding ROK family transcriptional regulator → MDAPVRPAPPAVAWTPLTGTAHSIALEVLLDGPLPRSELARRLDLSAGTLTRLSKPLLDSGLLQETGSAYDPVTGRPTRPMDVDENSHLFVGVKLTARTAHAVLTSLRATVLASDEAVLPDPSPGAVVETVVDLVRSVVAGHPGGTGTDLRAVGVSLGGLVGDHGHVLSATFLGWQDVPLGRVLEERLGLPVVVDNDLLSFTRAEQWFGAARRCRHFAVLTVGEGLGYGLVVHDEVVDRPDAGVGLLGHFPLLPGGPLCPQGHQGCADALLTAAAVEARASAALRRPLGYEEVLDLAEAGEPLARRVVDDSAEALGTLVAAIANLTMPEKVILSGEGIRLAVVGRDALLAGLRAHRSPYASELDLDVQPTGFTEWARGAAVTAIRTFVLGHRR